In Crassostrea angulata isolate pt1a10 unplaced genomic scaffold, ASM2561291v2 HiC_scaffold_106, whole genome shotgun sequence, a genomic segment contains:
- the LOC128169182 gene encoding ankyrin repeat domain-containing protein 16-like isoform X1 yields MTDDLFKAAQHGDLDYFKNPEIPLNTSYEKSGDTALHIAARCGHAALVEHLLLSGADVEKSNLDGKRPLHEAAQASQLECVQILLQFGAQVDSLKRADWTPLMLACTKDSIEVIQQLLKSGANVSLKNKDGWTPFHIACREGHLGIVRLLYDHNNTVMNTASKNGRTPLHTAALHGCHSVVTFLLNVGPSTVDTTDSSGSTPLMDAIKSDHVKVAQTLISTQKGDLCREDNAGLGPLHLATQGGCLKSVKFLVESLKVDVNSRSSKGFTPLFVAAKEGQLGVISYLVCAGADVNVTDTKGRTALHIAAGGQHSETCRYLLENGAIIRADNSSLTPGMLARKPDVCSLFQEV; encoded by the exons ATGACAGATGATCTTTTCAAAGCAGCTCAACATGGTGACTTAGATTACTTTAAAAACCCAGAAATTCCGCTGAATACGTCGTACGAAAAATCAGGAGACACTGCCCTGCACATTGCTGCAAGATGTGGCCATGCGGCTCTCGTGGAGCACCTGTTACTCTCCGGTGCCGATGTGGAAAAATCCAACCTTGACGGCAAGCGACCCTTACACGAGGCCGCTCAAGCGAGTCAACTGGAATGCGTGCAGATATTACTCCAGTTCGGGGCACAGGTGGACAGCCTAAAGAGGGCTGATTG GACACCTCTAATGCTGGCCTGCACAAAGGACAGTATTGAGGTTATCCAACAACTTCTGAAGTCTGGTGCGAATGTATCGCTGAAGAACAAAGATGGATGGACCCCATTCCACATTGCATGCAG ggAAGGACACCTGGGTATTGTCCGCCTTCTCTATGATCATAACAACACTGTGATGAACACTGCCAGCAAGAACGGGAGGACCCCGCTACATACAGcag CTCTGCATGGCTGCCACTCCGTGGTGACTTTCCTGCTAAACGTCGGGCCGTCTACTGTGGACACCACTGACAGCTCAGGAAGTACACCGCTGATGGACGCCATTAAATCAGATCATGTAAAGGTCGCTCAAACTCTCATCTCAACACAAAAG GGTGACCTGTGTCGTGAGGACAATGCCGGCCTGGGACCCCTCCACCTGGCCACTCAGGGGGGATGTCTGAAGTCCGTGAAGTTCCTGGTGGAAAGCTTAAAGGTCGATGTCAACTCAAGGTCATCAAAAGGGTTCACGCCACTGTTTGTTGCAGCCAAG gaAGGACAACTCGGTGTAATTTCCTACTTGGTGTGTGCCGGAGCTGATGTCAATGTCACCGACACGAAAGGTAGAACAG CATTACACATTGCAGCAGGTGGTCAGCATTCAGAGACTTGTAGATATCTGTTGGAGAACGGAGCCATCATCAGGGCAGATAACTCTAGCCTCACACCGGGCATGTTGGCTAGGAAACCAGACGTCTGCAGTCTGTTTCAGGAAGTATGA
- the LOC128169182 gene encoding ankyrin repeat domain-containing protein 16-like isoform X2, with protein MTDDLFKAAQHGDLDYFKNPEIPLNTSYEKSGDTALHIAARCGHAALVEHLLLSGADVEKSNLDGKRPLHEAAQASQLECVQILLQFGAQVDSLKRADWTPLMLACTKDSIEVIQQLLKSGANVSLKNKDGWTPFHIACREGHLGIVRLLYDHNNTVMNTASKNGRTPLHTAALHGCHSVVTFLLNVGPSTVDTTDSSGSTPLMDAIKSDHVKVAQTLISTQKGDLCREDNAGLGPLHLATQGGCLKSVKFLVESLKVDVNSRSSKGFTPLFVAAKEGQLGVISYLVCAGADVNVTDTKALHIAAGGQHSETCRYLLENGAIIRADNSSLTPGMLARKPDVCSLFQEV; from the exons ATGACAGATGATCTTTTCAAAGCAGCTCAACATGGTGACTTAGATTACTTTAAAAACCCAGAAATTCCGCTGAATACGTCGTACGAAAAATCAGGAGACACTGCCCTGCACATTGCTGCAAGATGTGGCCATGCGGCTCTCGTGGAGCACCTGTTACTCTCCGGTGCCGATGTGGAAAAATCCAACCTTGACGGCAAGCGACCCTTACACGAGGCCGCTCAAGCGAGTCAACTGGAATGCGTGCAGATATTACTCCAGTTCGGGGCACAGGTGGACAGCCTAAAGAGGGCTGATTG GACACCTCTAATGCTGGCCTGCACAAAGGACAGTATTGAGGTTATCCAACAACTTCTGAAGTCTGGTGCGAATGTATCGCTGAAGAACAAAGATGGATGGACCCCATTCCACATTGCATGCAG ggAAGGACACCTGGGTATTGTCCGCCTTCTCTATGATCATAACAACACTGTGATGAACACTGCCAGCAAGAACGGGAGGACCCCGCTACATACAGcag CTCTGCATGGCTGCCACTCCGTGGTGACTTTCCTGCTAAACGTCGGGCCGTCTACTGTGGACACCACTGACAGCTCAGGAAGTACACCGCTGATGGACGCCATTAAATCAGATCATGTAAAGGTCGCTCAAACTCTCATCTCAACACAAAAG GGTGACCTGTGTCGTGAGGACAATGCCGGCCTGGGACCCCTCCACCTGGCCACTCAGGGGGGATGTCTGAAGTCCGTGAAGTTCCTGGTGGAAAGCTTAAAGGTCGATGTCAACTCAAGGTCATCAAAAGGGTTCACGCCACTGTTTGTTGCAGCCAAG gaAGGACAACTCGGTGTAATTTCCTACTTGGTGTGTGCCGGAGCTGATGTCAATGTCACCGACACGAAAG CATTACACATTGCAGCAGGTGGTCAGCATTCAGAGACTTGTAGATATCTGTTGGAGAACGGAGCCATCATCAGGGCAGATAACTCTAGCCTCACACCGGGCATGTTGGCTAGGAAACCAGACGTCTGCAGTCTGTTTCAGGAAGTATGA
- the LOC128169190 gene encoding probable histone-lysine N-methyltransferase set-23 encodes MNAQSPCSFDWTDGLEKFPVYCRKEDGVQGKDSMFQYVKHNIPGPGIDKEKFLPVFIGCSCHECISDCPCVQRFGQNYTEDGKLKTSYLDADEHKVMVECNGNCSCSQKCVNRVVQGGVKVRVELFWTVSKGIGVRTLEDLDPGAFVCEYAGEIISSDEARKRSLAQRKEDMNYIITVNEHCKSGVIKTHVDPRNFGNVGRFLNHSCDPNLTMLPVRIDSEIPLLCLFAKRKISSGEELNFHYGLSSGDERTVYSDIDGKESGLIPCNCGSQLCQGYLPFDKTLFDD; translated from the exons ATGAATGCACAGAGCCCATGTTCATTTGACTGGACAGACGGTTTGGAAAAATTCCCTGTATACTGTAGAAAGGAGGATGGAGTACAAGGAAAGGATTCAATG TTTCAGTATGTGAAGCACAACATTCCCGGTCCAGGCATTGATAAGGAAAAATTCCTTCCTGTTTTTATCGGTTGTTCCTGCCATGAGTGTATCAGTGACTGCCCTTGTGTGCAGAGATTTGGTCAGAATTACACTGAAGATGGTAAACTTAAAACTTCATATCTCGACGCAGACGAACACAAGGTGATGGTGGAATGTAACGGTAACTGCAGCTGTTCTCAAAAGTGTGTAAACAGGGTCGTACAAGGTGGAGTAAAAGTGAGAGTCGAGTTATTCTGGACAGTAAGCAAAGGAATAGGGGTCAGGACTCTGGAAGATTTAGATCCCGGTGCGTTTGTCTGTGAATATGCGGGAGAAATCATCTCAAGTGACGAGGCTAGGAAACGGAGCCTAGCTCAACGGAAAGAAGACATGAATTATATTATAACCGTTAACGAACATTGCAAGAGTGGTGTGATAAAAACTCATGTAGATCCTAGAAACTTTGGCAATGTCGGGCGATTCCTCAACCACAGCTGTGATCCTAACCTAACAATGCTCCCAGTACGGATTGATTCTGAAATTCCATTACTTTGTTTGTTTGCAAAGAGGAAAATAAGCTCAGGAGAAGAGTTGAATTTTCACTACGGACTTTCCTCAGGAGATGAGAGAACAGTTTATTCGGACATTGATGGAAAAGAAAGTGGCTTAATACCATGTAACTGTGGTTCACAATTGTGTCAGGGTTATCTGCCCTTTGATAAGACACTATTTGATGattga
- the LOC128169198 gene encoding uncharacterized protein LOC128169198: protein MATNVPSSVCDISSQIIPLQMKIREKIAKFIIRGEDVKYLSDHLKEVTQDLTSMLPGDLPEDPVYICFVNGKVHIPEVVLRNLNSKDQTHPRIEHEENPKTVEENNTEDTTPANFDLEDSSETEKSRYEWRFSDTKELLTVLKARKERKENFTKNMWNGVAKELKEALKS, encoded by the exons ATGGCGACGAACGTGCCTAGTAGCGTGTGCGACATTTCGTCGCAAATTATTCCACTCCAAATGAAAATTAGAgagaaaattgcaaaatttataATAAGAGGAGAGGACGTGAAATATCTATCTGATC aTCTAAAAGAGGTGACTCAAGATCTAACGTCAATGCTACCTGGTGACTTACCTGAAGATCCAGTTTATATCTGTTTTGTTAATGGAAAAGTACATATTCCAGAAGTTGTTTTGCGCAATTTGAATTCAAAGGACCAGACACACCCGAGGATAGAACATGAAGAAAATCCTAAAACAGTGGAAGAAAATAACACGGAGGATACCACGCCAGCCAATTTTGATTTGGAAGATAGTAGTGAAACTGAAAAATCCAGATATGAATGGAGATTTTCTGACACGAAAGAACTGCTAACAGTTTTAAAAGCTCGGAAGGAAAGGAAGGAAAATTTTACAAAGAACATGTGGAACGGAGTTGCAAAGGAATTAAAAGAAGCACTGAAATCCTAA